In the genome of Puntigrus tetrazona isolate hp1 chromosome 8, ASM1883169v1, whole genome shotgun sequence, the window GCACTAACGTAGATtgtgaaatgctatttttaatctGCATCATTAGTTAAATCTTTTGTGGGGGTGTACGGGAAACTGCAAACTGCGCATATGTTAGACGTATGCTGATTAGCTCCGCTCTGATAAGTGGATCTCATTGatttccattcatttaaaacacccTCTTCGCTTCCCACTCTTTGCTTCCATTTTGGCTAAAACCAGGGTACGTTAAAAGGTGTAGCGTTAAATGATGGATAATTCCGCTCGAATTCTCATATTCAATTAGAGGGTCCCcggtgcatttttttttttttgatttcatgcATTACATCTTAATAGCTTGAAAACACTCGGCACACTCTACAGGATGTTCCCCATCCATCACAGTCATGAATCGTTTTCCTTGATGATAAAGATGAGGCTGTGCATAATGGATGAGCGCACCCACTCTGTCACTTGCAAACCTGTGCTCTCTTGGGTGAATACTAAAACTGACCTCAAatgttgtctgtctgtgttctttctgtgtctctccGCAGGGCCCTTACTCTGGGAAGGGCGCCTGTCATGTTTTCTTCTCCATGCTTCTGTTCTCCTGCTGCTCAGCAAGGGGGAGCGGATGTGCCCTGTGAGCTGCCGCTGCGAAGGCAAGATTGTTTACTGCGAGTCTGGCGCCTTTCAAGACGTCCCGGAGAACATCTCTCTAGGGTGCCAGGGTCTATCCCTGCGGTACAACAGCCTCTTGTTGTTGATACCTTACCAGTTTGCCCACCTCAACCAGCTGGTCTGGCTCTACCTGGACCACAATTCAGTCAGCATAGTGGACAGACTGGCTTTCCAGGGACTTCGCAGGTTAAAGGAACTAATCCTAAGCTCTAACAAGATTGCACAGCTGCAAAATGGCACCTTTGAGACTGTCCCAAATCTGCGCAACCTCGACCTGTCCTACAACCAGCTGCAGGATCTGATGCCGGGACATTTTCACGGACTACGCAAGCTTCAGAATCTTCACCTGCGCTCAAACAACATCAAAAGCATCCCTGTTCGTACTTTTATGGAATGTCGAAGCCTGGAGTTTCTAGATTTGGGTTACAATCGCCTACGGACTATAACTCGCACGACCTTTCTTGGACTGCTCAGGCTGACAGAACTTCACCTTGAACACAATCAGTTTTCCAGGATTAACTTTTTCCTATTTCCACGCCTCTTGAATCTGCAGGCTCTTTATCTGCAATGGAATCGCATACGGTCGGTAGTGCAAGGTTCACCTTGGACTTGGCACACTTTACAAAAATTGGATCTATCGGGCAACGAGATTCAAGTTTTGGATCCGGCTATTTTTAGGTGTCTGCCCAACTTGCATACGCTCAATCTGGAGTCTAACAAGATAAGCAACGTGTCCCAGGAAGTTGTTTCATCGTGGATCTCCATTAGTACTATCAACCTGGCAGGAAACATATGGGACTGTAGCTTTAGTATCTGCCCTCTGGTGTCTTGGCTGAGAAACTTCAGGGGAACTAGAGATGCCAGCATTATTTGCAGCACTCCCAAAACCCTTCAGGGAGAAAGAGTTATGGACGCAGTGAGGAACAACTCTGTGTGCGAGGAGATATTCACTGTGGAACCGACCACGGAATTAACTCTTCTTTTGACTACAACTACGACAACTCTTTATGTAACAAAGCCACCCACAACCACCACTACAACCCCACGCACCACAACTAGACAGCTTTCTCAAGTTACCCATGTACAAAGAGTCACCCCAAAAGTGTTATTCCCTGTTCAGGCCAACAACGAATTCCTACCACCCCTACCAGTGACACCTAGCAGCCTGCCCTTCACCCCTGAACCCGAGTTTGAGCATATGACTTTCCACAAGATCATCGCTGGCAGCGTTGCCCTatttctctctgtgtctttaaTCCTATTAGTGATTTATGTGTCGTGGCGACGCTACCCTAACAGCATGAGGCAACTCCAGCAGCACTCCATTCGACGCAAGCGCAGGAAAAAGACTCGAGAGCCTGAGCACAACATCAACTCTCAACTGCAAGAGTATTACCTAAGCTACAACCATGCCAATGCCGAGACCATGGACTCTTTGGTTAACGGGGCGTGCACCTGCACCATCTCGGGCTCCAGAGAGTGCGAGGTATGACCTACCGCTAAAAAAACGCATTCTCTGCACCGGGGAGTCAGAGGTAAACTTTTTCAAGAGCATGACTGCCCGCAAACCTTCTCTCCTTCTTCCTGTCGCTCCTTTGAATCACATCTTTCAAATGCTCACATTTAATTGCATGACTAGAGGAATGGTTCACTTAAAAGCAAAGATTCTTTTTAGTCACTCTCCAAGTCTTTTCAAACCTGCGGTTAATTGTTTTCCTTAGTCCTCTGAGGAAGAAATGTGAAGAATCTTCACACAAAGTCTTAGATAAAACAATAGTTCAGTGACCACGTCAATCAAGCTGTAAAAAGGACAGCCCCTTCCCCTCGTAATATTAGGATAAATGTAATTTGACTATATTGCACAAGTTTTATTAACCTTTAAggatttgaatgaattaaacttttaataacCCTTTTACGATATATGgaacaaataacatttaaacaagcatttaacaaacattttttttgaaagagtaaataatgacaaaattgacCATTTTGGCCAGTGTTTGAATTGAGAGGGGGCTCTTTTTAACCCTCATGTAAGATTTTGAACAGTCCTTTATGATCAACATAGCACAGGATGTTAGTCTCTAATatgaaaactataaaactttaaaggatTGTGGCCTCTCAGTGAAAATCAATCGTGTCTCAGTGTGGCAGGTAATGGAGCAGCTCCCTGTAGTATACTTTTCTACCCACCGCTCATGACAAAGACTCCAAAAGAAGCCAATATATCAAGGTCAATCAAgttgataaaataaattaaaatcacatgaCCTTCACCACCAAATGCAAAAATCATACTACTAGACATCACCTGAGCCTCTAAATAAGTAAATAGAAgaacaaataacaataatccACTTTTGCTGCTGTatggttttaaatgaactttccATTTGACTTGAAGTGGCCAGAGACATGGCACACTAGGGAATGCATGTGTTCAACAGGATACAGGTTTAAATTCCGCTACCTTGGTTTACACTGATAAGTAATGTGTAAAAGTTGTAAACAAGTTCATCCTTTGACCCACggtagtattttatttgattttacaaCCCGTAAGTGCTTTTCAACCAGCTCTGTAATTTTCTTTTGATGGTCTCCCTCAATTAAACCTAATTCATAGCTAACAATCCTAGCAGAGTAGTGTCATCTGTAGTTGTCTTACAGAAACGAAGCCTTCTTGACACGAAACAGCACTCACGGTGACATTATTGTGAGTCATTATTATAAGCCTTGTTTTTATCATGGATCGAGAAGGAACGGCGTTCAGTAATTATGGACTTAAATTATGGAGCTTTATTTTACAAagcattgttttgtttagttttttttatttttctagacGCATTACGCGGCATGGCTACATGCCCTTTACCAGTACCAGCTGTTGGAAAATAATGTacatattcatgtttttcatcACCTTCAATTATTGCCTAGTCTTTTAACTCCTGCTTGGGGCTGCTACATCGTTCATT includes:
- the lrrtm4l2 gene encoding leucine-rich repeat transmembrane neuronal protein 4 isoform X2 — translated: MGPLLWEGRLSCFLLHASVLLLLSKGERMCPVSCRCEGKIVYCESGAFQDVPENISLGCQGLSLRYNSLLLLIPYQFAHLNQLVWLYLDHNSVSIVDRLAFQGLRRLKELILSSNKIAQLQNGTFETVPNLRNLDLSYNQLQDLMPGHFHGLRKLQNLHLRSNNIKSIPVRTFMECRSLEFLDLGYNRLRTITRTTFLGLLRLTELHLEHNQFSRINFFLFPRLLNLQALYLQWNRIRSVVQGSPWTWHTLQKLDLSGNEIQVLDPAIFRCLPNLHTLNLESNKISNVSQEVVSSWISISTINLAGNIWDCSFSICPLVSWLRNFRGTRDASIICSTPKTLQGERVMDAVRNNSVCEEIFTVEPTTELTLLLTTTTTTLYVTKPPTTTTTTPRTTTRQLSQVTHVQRVTPKVLFPVQANNEFLPPLPVTPSSLPFTPEPEFEHMTFHKIIAGSVALFLSVSLILLVIYVSWRRYPNSMRQLQQHSIRRKRRKKTREPEHNINSQLQEYYLSYNHANAETMDSLVNGACTCTISGSRECEV
- the lrrtm4l2 gene encoding leucine-rich repeat transmembrane neuronal protein 4 isoform X1: MGPLLWEGRLSCFLLHASVLLLLSKGERMCPVSCRCEGKIVYCESGAFQDVPENISLGCQGLSLRYNSLLLLIPYQFAHLNQLVWLYLDHNSVSIVDRLAFQGLRRLKELILSSNKIAQLQNGTFETVPNLRNLDLSYNQLQDLMPGHFHGLRKLQNLHLRSNNIKSIPVRTFMECRSLEFLDLGYNRLRTITRTTFLGLLRLTELHLEHNQFSRINFFLFPRLLNLQALYLQWNRIRSVVQGSPWTWHTLQKLDLSGNEIQVLDPAIFRCLPNLHTLNLESNKISNVSQEVVSSWISISTINLAGNIWDCSFSICPLVSWLRNFRGTRDASIICSTPKTLQGERVMDAVRNNSVCEEIFTVEPTTELTLLLTTTTTTLYVTKPPTTTTTTPRTTTRQLSQVTHVQRVTPKVLFPVQANNEFLPPLPVTPSSLPFTPEPEFEHMTFHKIIAGSVALFLSVSLILLVIYVSWRRYPNSMRQLQQHSIRRKRRKKTREPEHNINSQLQEYYLSYNHANAETMDSLVNGACTCTISGSRECENAYTYPRPLPGAWMGDISTIH